The Natator depressus isolate rNatDep1 chromosome 8, rNatDep2.hap1, whole genome shotgun sequence genome window below encodes:
- the PURA gene encoding transcriptional activator protein Pur-alpha, with translation MADRDSGSEQGGGGGGGGAPGAGGSGSGGGGGPGGGLQHETQELASKRVDIQNKRFYLDVKQNAKGRFLKIAEVGAGGNKSRLTLSMSVAVEFRDYLGDFIEHYAQLGPSQPPELAQAADEPRRALKSEFLVRENRKYYMDLKENQRGRFLRIRQTVNRGPGLGSTQGQTIALPAQGLIEFRDALAKLIDDYGVEEEPAELPEGTSLTVDNKRFFFDVGSNKYGVFMRVSEVKPTYRNSITVPYKVWAKFGHTFCKYSEEMKKIQEKQRDKRAAAAASGPEPQAETESSAAAAGPPGALLQADEPEED, from the coding sequence ATGGCGGACAGAGACAGTGGCAGCGAgcagggcggcggcggcggcggcgggggcgcGCCGGGCGCCGGGGGGTCGGGCtccggcggcggcggggggccggggggcggccTGCAGCACGAGACCCAGGAGCTGGCCTCCAAGCGGGTGGACATCCAGAACAAGCGCTTCTACCTGGACGTGAAGCAGAACGCCAAGGGCCGCTTCCTCAAGATCGCCGAGGTGGGCGCGGGCGGCAACAAGAGCCGCCTCACGCTCTCCATGTCGGTGGCCGTGGAGTTCCGCGACTACCTGGGCGACTTCATCGAGCACTACGCGCAGCTGGGCCCCAGCCAGCCGCCCGAGCTGGCGCAGGCCGCCGACGAGCCGCGCCGGGCGCTGAAGAGCGAGTTTCTGGTGCGGGAGAACCGCAAGTACTACATGGATCTGAAGGAGAACCAGCGCGGCCGCTTCCTCCGCATCCGCCAGACCGTCAACCGGGGGCCCGGCCTGGGCTCCACGCAGGGCCAGACCATCGCGCTGCCGGCGCAGGGGCTCATCGAGTTCCGCGACGCCCTGGCCAAGCTCATCGACGACTACGGCGTGGAGGAGGAGCCGGCCGAGCTGCCCGAGGGCACCTCCTTGACTGTGGACAACAAGCGCTTCTTCTTCGACGTGGGCTCCAACAAGTACGGCGTGTTCATGCGGGTGAGCGAGGTGAAGCCCACCTACCGCAACTCCATCACCGTCCCCTACAAGGTGTGGGCCAAGTTCGGCCACACCTTCTGCAAGTACTCGGAGGAGATGAAGAAGATCCAGGAGAAGCAGCGGGACAAgcgggccgccgccgccgcctctggGCCCGAGCCGCAGGCGGAGACTGAGagcagcgccgccgccgccgggccccccggagccctgctgcagGCCGACGAGCCGGAGGAGGATTGA